From Bacteroidales bacterium, one genomic window encodes:
- the murF gene encoding UDP-N-acetylmuramoyl-tripeptide--D-alanyl-D-alanine ligase — MEIKDLYSLYLDFPVICTDSRSIVGDSIFFALKGENFNGNKFTETALEKGCKYAVIDDSVYKKDERFILVDNTLKTLQELAKYHRKNIDIPVIGITGTNGKTTTKELINTILCKEYKVIATVGNFNNHIGVPLTILSVRDEHEIAIIEMGANHISEIADLCDIAQPDYGIITNIGKAHLEGFGSFENVVKAKTELYEFLKNNNGTVFVNADNTLLVAASENIPKKVFYSKDTGEFKGKLLGTEPLIDILIEIENEKEEIKTKLIGEYNFENILAAAFIGNYFGVEIEKIKTAIEKYEPQNNRSQILKTENNLLILDAYNANPSSMKVALENFIKMKYENKIFIIGDMLELGKYSEEEHEKIISFLLENNVKNVFLIGNIFSKINKVPEFKTIENVDEALTWLKTNNIENSTIFIKGSRGIKLEKLVGVF, encoded by the coding sequence ATGGAAATAAAAGATTTGTATTCTCTTTATTTGGATTTTCCTGTAATATGCACCGATAGTCGCAGCATAGTTGGAGATTCAATATTTTTTGCTTTAAAAGGAGAAAACTTTAATGGAAATAAATTTACGGAAACCGCATTGGAAAAGGGATGTAAATATGCAGTTATTGATGATTCGGTTTATAAAAAAGATGAAAGATTTATTCTGGTTGACAACACTTTAAAAACCCTTCAGGAACTTGCAAAATATCACAGAAAAAATATTGACATTCCTGTCATAGGGATTACAGGTACAAACGGTAAAACAACAACCAAAGAACTTATCAATACCATACTATGCAAGGAATATAAAGTTATAGCTACGGTTGGTAATTTTAATAACCACATAGGCGTACCATTGACTATTTTATCGGTAAGAGATGAACATGAAATTGCAATTATTGAAATGGGCGCCAATCATATTTCCGAAATAGCCGATTTATGCGATATTGCTCAGCCCGACTACGGAATAATAACAAATATAGGAAAAGCACACCTCGAAGGATTCGGAAGTTTTGAAAATGTTGTTAAAGCAAAAACCGAACTCTACGAATTTTTAAAGAATAATAACGGAACTGTGTTCGTTAATGCTGATAACACTTTGCTTGTTGCTGCATCGGAAAATATTCCGAAAAAAGTTTTCTATAGTAAAGACACAGGCGAATTCAAAGGAAAATTGCTCGGTACCGAACCATTAATTGATATTTTAATTGAAATAGAAAATGAAAAGGAGGAAATTAAAACAAAACTTATAGGTGAATATAATTTCGAAAATATTTTAGCCGCTGCTTTTATTGGAAATTATTTCGGTGTGGAAATAGAAAAAATAAAAACAGCAATTGAAAAATATGAACCGCAAAATAATCGTTCTCAGATTTTAAAAACAGAAAATAATTTACTTATTCTTGATGCATATAATGCAAATCCTTCAAGCATGAAAGTGGCACTGGAAAACTTTATTAAAATGAAATATGAAAATAAGATTTTTATTATTGGCGATATGCTCGAACTTGGTAAATACAGTGAAGAAGAACACGAAAAAATAATTTCTTTTTTATTAGAAAATAATGTTAAAAATGTTTTTTTAATAGGAAATATTTTTTCAAAAATTAATAAGGTCCCCGAATTTAAAACTATTGAAAACGTTGATGAGGCATTAACTTGGCTTAAAACAAACAATATTGAAAATTCAACAATCTTTATAAAAGGTTCGAGAGGAATAAAACTGGAAAAACTTGTTGGGGTTTTTTAA
- a CDS encoding aconitase/3-isopropylmalate dehydratase large subunit family protein yields the protein MSGKTFAEKILGAEKGSIVFKKPDIVLSHDNTASIKDTFAKMGGDKVANPDQLLIVLDHNAPPTNSKLANDYQKIREIVKYQGIKKFYDAGKGICHQIISNYAKPKMLIVGSDSHTCTAGAFNAFAAGIDRTETAGLWKQGETWFRVPESIKITLKGRLSKNVFAKDLALWVVGMLGASGADYMSVEYHGDGVRSLSMSDRMTIANLASEMGAKNAVFPADEVLYKFYGKIIEGIWADNDAEYFKEYEINLNEIFPVVSAPHNVDNVKAVSEVERTKIQQAVIGTCTNGRIEDIRIAARIIGTKKIPEGLQLLIIPASQKIYIQAIEEGLFQKLVKAGANILSPSCGPCLGTGQGIPADGFNVISTANRNFLGRMGNDKANIYLASPATVAISALKGEITDPRGIKAEDKFPFIQEQSKTVAIKKGENRKSGNVWNYSDIDNLNTDQMFAGNLTYNINSSEGDKIIPHLFKGFDDSFSDNVKEGDIIIAGANFGCGSSREHPSVGLAFAGMKAVICKSVNRIFYRSSVNQGLPIIVLPEAVSNYKQNDNVDVDFSKGIVKINENEFRFSPLPSKLVGIFKAKGLVNWVKNNA from the coding sequence ATGAGTGGTAAAACTTTTGCCGAAAAAATTCTCGGTGCAGAAAAAGGAAGCATCGTTTTTAAAAAGCCCGATATTGTGCTGTCGCATGATAATACGGCAAGCATCAAAGATACATTTGCAAAAATGGGTGGCGACAAAGTTGCAAACCCCGACCAGTTACTGATAGTTCTCGACCATAACGCTCCTCCTACAAATTCAAAACTTGCTAACGACTATCAGAAAATTCGTGAAATTGTAAAATATCAGGGAATAAAAAAGTTTTATGATGCAGGAAAAGGAATTTGCCATCAGATTATTTCTAATTATGCAAAACCAAAAATGCTCATTGTTGGCAGCGACAGTCATACCTGTACCGCCGGAGCATTTAACGCTTTTGCTGCCGGCATTGACCGTACCGAAACTGCAGGACTATGGAAACAAGGCGAAACATGGTTCAGAGTTCCTGAGTCAATTAAAATAACATTAAAAGGAAGATTAAGCAAAAATGTTTTTGCAAAAGACCTTGCTTTATGGGTTGTCGGAATGCTCGGTGCAAGCGGTGCCGATTATATGTCGGTTGAATATCATGGCGACGGCGTGAGGTCACTTTCTATGTCCGATAGAATGACAATTGCAAACCTTGCTTCCGAAATGGGAGCTAAAAATGCTGTGTTTCCTGCCGATGAAGTGTTGTATAAATTTTATGGTAAAATAATTGAAGGAATCTGGGCTGACAATGATGCTGAATATTTTAAAGAATATGAAATAAATCTCAATGAAATATTTCCTGTGGTTTCTGCTCCTCACAATGTTGACAATGTTAAAGCCGTGTCGGAAGTTGAAAGAACAAAAATACAACAGGCAGTTATAGGAACGTGCACAAACGGAAGAATTGAAGATATAAGAATAGCTGCAAGAATTATCGGAACTAAAAAAATTCCGGAAGGATTGCAATTGCTCATAATTCCTGCTTCACAGAAAATATATATACAGGCAATAGAAGAAGGTTTGTTTCAGAAATTAGTAAAAGCAGGAGCAAATATTCTTTCACCTTCGTGCGGTCCATGTTTGGGCACCGGACAGGGAATTCCTGCCGATGGATTCAACGTAATTTCTACTGCCAACCGTAATTTTCTCGGCAGAATGGGAAATGATAAAGCAAATATTTATCTGGCATCACCTGCTACAGTTGCCATTTCAGCTTTAAAAGGCGAAATAACCGACCCGAGAGGAATTAAAGCAGAAGATAAATTTCCATTTATACAAGAACAAAGCAAAACCGTTGCTATTAAAAAAGGTGAAAACAGAAAATCGGGAAACGTATGGAACTATTCCGACATAGATAACCTCAATACTGACCAAATGTTTGCAGGAAATCTCACGTACAACATTAATAGTTCGGAAGGTGATAAAATTATACCTCATTTATTTAAAGGATTTGATGATAGTTTTTCTGATAATGTGAAAGAAGGCGACATAATTATTGCCGGTGCTAACTTCGGTTGCGGAAGCTCAAGAGAGCATCCTTCGGTAGGATTGGCTTTTGCAGGAATGAAAGCTGTAATATGCAAATCTGTTAACAGAATATTTTATCGCTCTTCCGTAAATCAGGGACTACCTATTATTGTTCTACCCGAAGCGGTTAGCAATTATAAACAAAACGATAATGTTGATGTTGATTTTTCGAAAGGCATTGTGAAAATAAATGAAAACGAATTCAGATTTAGCCCTCTTCCATCAAAACTTGTCGGCATCTTTAAAGCAAAAGGGTTGGTGAATTGGGTGAAGAATAATGCTTAA
- a CDS encoding 50S ribosomal protein L25/general stress protein Ctc, which produces METVSISGSPRENVGKKDAKALRNQGKIPCVLYGGKEQVHFATEEKELKKIVYTPNSYSVDINVGGNKYNAIMQDIQFHPVSDKIIHVDFKEVVPGKALITYLPVRNHGVPKGVLNGGRLIANYRKVKVKALPEHLPDGIDLNIDGLDIGDSIKVSDLKVENVTFLDPKTDLVTGVRVTRLVVEETPADAAVAATAEGAAAAPGAAAPTAPGAAPATPGAAPAAATPPTDKDKGKDKGKKKDK; this is translated from the coding sequence ATGGAAACAGTATCTATTAGCGGTTCTCCACGCGAGAACGTAGGGAAAAAAGATGCTAAGGCATTGCGAAATCAGGGGAAAATCCCTTGTGTATTATACGGAGGTAAAGAACAAGTTCATTTTGCTACAGAAGAAAAAGAACTTAAAAAAATAGTTTATACTCCAAACTCATACTCAGTTGACATAAATGTTGGCGGAAATAAATATAATGCAATAATGCAGGATATACAATTTCACCCTGTTTCCGATAAAATTATTCATGTCGATTTTAAGGAAGTCGTTCCGGGAAAAGCTCTCATAACTTATTTGCCTGTGAGAAATCATGGCGTTCCCAAAGGTGTTTTAAACGGAGGACGGCTTATTGCAAATTACAGAAAAGTTAAAGTTAAAGCACTACCCGAACATTTACCTGATGGAATTGACTTGAATATTGACGGTCTTGATATTGGAGATTCCATTAAAGTTTCGGATTTGAAAGTAGAAAATGTTACTTTTCTCGACCCAAAAACTGACTTGGTAACAGGTGTCAGAGTTACACGACTTGTTGTTGAAGAAACACCTGCTGATGCAGCCGTTGCTGCAACTGCCGAAGGTGCCGCCGCCGCTCCTGGTGCTGCCGCTCCAACTGCTCCTGGTGCTGCTCCAGCCACTCCTGGTGCTGCTCCAGCTGCTGCCACACCACCTACCGATAAGGATAAAGGAAAAGACAAAGGAAAGAAAAAAGACAAATAA
- a CDS encoding anhydro-N-acetylmuramic acid kinase, which yields MKSEYNVIGLMSGTSLDGMDLAFCNFTFENNFWSFKILNAETIKYSCEWGKILKNLNKSNSLEFIQIHNEYGRYTGRIVKDFIEKNKIKPDFISSHGHTIFHQPEKKLTFQIGNGAAIAAECGVNVVCDFRTLDVALGGQGAPLVPIGDKMLFYEYDFCLNIGGISNISFDKNGHRIAFDICPANIVLNNLASQLNKEFDENGEIAASGKINKNLLNELNRIGYYKTLPPKSLGIEWLEKNIFPLLKKTNISVEDKLKTFCEHIAVQISNIINFENNKKLKTLVTGGGTHNKYLLSKIREFSKSKIIIPDKKIIDFKEALIFAFLGVLRIRNEINCLKSVTGAKKDNVGGTVFLIRVCP from the coding sequence ATGAAATCCGAATATAATGTTATCGGTTTGATGTCGGGAACCTCCCTTGATGGAATGGATTTGGCTTTTTGTAATTTCACTTTTGAAAATAATTTTTGGTCGTTTAAGATTCTTAATGCTGAAACAATTAAATATTCCTGTGAATGGGGAAAAATACTTAAAAATCTGAACAAAAGTAATTCTCTTGAATTTATTCAAATTCATAATGAATACGGAAGATATACAGGGAGGATTGTTAAAGATTTTATAGAAAAAAATAAAATTAAACCCGATTTTATTTCTTCACACGGACATACAATTTTTCATCAGCCTGAAAAAAAACTTACTTTTCAGATTGGCAACGGAGCAGCAATAGCTGCTGAATGTGGTGTAAATGTGGTTTGCGATTTCAGAACGCTTGACGTGGCTCTTGGTGGACAAGGTGCGCCACTTGTTCCCATAGGCGATAAAATGCTTTTTTATGAATATGATTTTTGTTTGAATATAGGCGGTATTTCAAATATTTCATTTGATAAAAATGGACATAGAATCGCATTTGATATTTGTCCCGCCAACATTGTTTTAAATAATCTTGCATCACAACTGAATAAAGAATTTGATGAAAATGGTGAAATTGCGGCATCAGGAAAAATAAATAAAAACTTATTAAATGAATTGAATCGCATAGGATATTATAAAACCCTACCTCCAAAATCGCTCGGTATTGAATGGCTCGAAAAAAATATTTTTCCCCTATTGAAAAAAACAAATATATCTGTTGAAGATAAACTAAAAACTTTTTGCGAACATATTGCGGTGCAGATTTCAAATATTATAAATTTTGAAAATAATAAAAAATTAAAAACTCTTGTTACCGGTGGAGGAACTCATAATAAATATTTATTAAGTAAAATCAGAGAATTTTCAAAATCGAAAATTATAATTCCCGACAAAAAAATTATTGATTTTAAAGAAGCGTTAATCTTCGCTTTTCTTGGAGTTTTACGGATACGCAATGAAATAAACTGCCTTAAATCAGTTACAGGTGCAAAAAAAGATAATGTTGGCGGAACAGTTTTTTTAATTAGAGTTTGTCCATAA
- the rsmI gene encoding 16S rRNA (cytidine(1402)-2'-O)-methyltransferase has translation MSKLFIVPTPIGNLEDITLRAVRILKEVDLLLAEDTRNTGKLLKHYNIETKLFSHHKFNEHKTVKSIAERIANGENIALVTDAGTPSISDPGFLLTRECINSGVEVECLPGATAFVPALVNSGLPSDNFCFEGFLPHKKGRQTRLTELSNEKRTMIFYESPFRIIKTLEDFCKYFGDTRKASISRELTKIYEETTRGTLPQLADYYKSKPSIKGEIVIIVEGIKK, from the coding sequence ATGTCAAAACTATTTATAGTCCCCACTCCTATCGGAAACCTTGAAGATATAACGTTGCGTGCAGTTCGTATTTTGAAAGAAGTGGATTTGCTCTTGGCTGAAGATACCAGAAATACCGGAAAATTGCTTAAGCATTACAATATCGAAACAAAACTTTTTTCGCATCATAAATTCAACGAACATAAAACCGTAAAATCAATTGCAGAAAGAATTGCAAATGGAGAAAATATTGCATTGGTAACTGATGCAGGAACTCCTTCCATCTCGGACCCGGGATTTTTGCTGACCAGAGAATGTATAAATTCCGGAGTTGAAGTCGAATGTTTGCCAGGTGCTACTGCTTTTGTTCCTGCATTAGTAAATTCGGGCTTGCCTTCTGATAATTTTTGTTTTGAAGGATTTTTGCCTCATAAAAAAGGCAGACAAACCAGACTTACCGAACTCAGTAACGAAAAACGCACAATGATTTTTTATGAATCACCATTTAGAATTATTAAAACACTGGAAGATTTCTGTAAATATTTTGGCGATACTCGTAAGGCATCTATATCCAGAGAGTTAACAAAGATTTATGAAGAAACGACAAGAGGGACGCTTCCGCAACTCGCTGATTACTATAAAAGTAAGCCATCGATTAAGGGCGAAATAGTTATTATTGTTGAGGGAATAAAAAAGTAA
- a CDS encoding site-specific integrase, protein MKKPTFNVLFFVKRTRTLKNGALPIYARITISGQRAEFVIQKDVVEDIWDNNHSCAKGTSKQARDINDYLELIKLKLREHKIKMEEHNELLTAHGLRNNYLGINNNNKTILEIFKEHNEKCKGLADIDFSPATVERYITCYKHIEDFIKLKYKRNDLSLNEITPMFIADFEYYMKTVRSCCNNTTIKYIKNFKKIIRIALANGWMKADPFVNIKYHMDDVDLDFLTEDELNILMKKEFKIERLQQVKDIYLFCCFTGLAFIDVKNLMNSNIEEINNQLWIKKKRQKTKNWCHVPIITPAIKILEKYKNHPKCIKSGCALPVLTNQKMNSYLKEIADLCGINKNLSTHTARHTFATTVTLANQVSMEVVSKMLGHSSINMTRKYARVIDDLINKDMQKIYSKYETISL, encoded by the coding sequence ATGAAAAAACCAACTTTCAATGTTTTATTTTTTGTAAAACGCACAAGAACCTTAAAAAATGGGGCTTTGCCCATTTATGCACGAATTACAATTAGCGGACAACGTGCCGAATTTGTAATTCAGAAAGATGTAGTAGAAGATATTTGGGATAACAATCATAGCTGTGCTAAAGGCACATCAAAACAAGCAAGAGATATTAACGATTATCTTGAATTGATAAAATTAAAGCTACGTGAGCATAAAATTAAAATGGAAGAACATAACGAACTTCTCACAGCACATGGACTTCGCAACAATTATCTCGGAATAAATAACAACAATAAAACAATCCTCGAAATTTTCAAAGAACATAATGAGAAGTGCAAAGGATTGGCAGATATTGATTTTTCACCCGCCACTGTTGAAAGATATATCACTTGCTACAAGCATATCGAAGATTTTATAAAACTAAAATACAAAAGAAACGATTTGTCTTTAAATGAAATTACACCAATGTTTATAGCTGATTTTGAATATTATATGAAAACCGTGAGAAGCTGTTGCAATAATACAACAATAAAATACATAAAAAATTTCAAAAAGATTATTCGTATTGCATTGGCTAACGGGTGGATGAAGGCAGACCCTTTTGTTAATATCAAATATCACATGGATGATGTTGATTTGGATTTTTTAACCGAAGACGAACTGAATATTTTAATGAAAAAAGAATTTAAAATTGAGCGTTTGCAGCAGGTTAAAGATATTTATTTGTTTTGTTGTTTCACGGGATTGGCTTTTATTGATGTAAAAAATCTGATGAATTCAAACATTGAAGAAATAAACAATCAACTTTGGATTAAAAAGAAAAGACAGAAAACAAAAAACTGGTGTCATGTTCCGATAATAACACCTGCAATTAAAATCTTAGAAAAATACAAAAACCATCCGAAATGTATAAAGAGCGGTTGTGCTTTGCCTGTTCTGACTAATCAAAAAATGAATTCTTACTTAAAAGAAATAGCTGATTTATGCGGAATAAATAAAAATTTAAGCACACATACTGCACGTCATACTTTCGCAACGACAGTAACTTTAGCTAATCAGGTTTCAATGGAAGTGGTTTCTAAAATGCTTGGTCATTCAAGTATTAATATGACAAGAAAATATGCTCGTGTTATTGATGACCTTATAAATAAGGACATGCAGAAGATTTATAGTAAATACGAAACAATTTCATTGTAA
- a CDS encoding SUMF1/EgtB/PvdO family nonheme iron enzyme has protein sequence MKKKYYKLSVLLVVALSAMIYTSCKKSVSNTTGWEYNNPKYGGFEVVPYEEQETGPGLILIEGGTFAMGRTEQDVLYDWNNIPRRVTVSSFYLDETEVTNLDYGEYLFWLTRVFGADYPEVIKKARPDSLVWRDKLAYNEPYVEYYFRHPAYREYPVVGTNWLQASDYCQWRTDRVNEMILVREGILKLDPNQQNEENFNTEAYLAGQYEGLVKSDLIDLNPNGTGTRKVRVEDGIFLPKYRLPTEAEWEFAALGLIGNTIYERITERRLYPWNGHGVRNPSDKYLGEFFANTMRGRGDYMGVAGHLNDNADVTSPVTAYWPNDYGLYGMGGNVSEWVMDVYRPLSPEDFSDFRPFRGTRFQTQQRDEEGNIAEKDSLGRIKWRDVDSSETNERRNYKKADNINYLDGDYNSSIFYDKEDKKDEPQEKWMYDYGSTSLINDKARVYKGGSWRDRIYWISPGTRRFLDEKQAADYIGFRCAMTRVGSPTGF, from the coding sequence ATGAAAAAAAAGTATTATAAATTATCTGTTTTGCTGGTAGTAGCACTTTCGGCTATGATTTATACATCATGCAAAAAATCTGTTTCAAATACTACCGGATGGGAATATAATAACCCTAAATACGGCGGATTTGAAGTTGTTCCTTATGAAGAACAGGAAACAGGACCTGGTCTTATTCTTATTGAAGGCGGTACTTTTGCAATGGGCAGAACCGAACAGGATGTGCTTTATGACTGGAACAATATACCAAGAAGAGTTACTGTATCTTCATTCTATTTAGATGAAACTGAAGTTACAAATCTTGATTATGGAGAATATTTATTCTGGCTTACCAGAGTATTTGGTGCAGATTATCCTGAAGTAATAAAGAAAGCAAGACCTGATTCACTTGTATGGCGCGATAAACTTGCATATAACGAACCTTATGTTGAATATTATTTCCGCCATCCTGCATACCGAGAATATCCTGTTGTAGGTACTAACTGGCTGCAGGCAAGTGATTATTGCCAGTGGAGAACCGACAGAGTTAATGAGATGATTCTTGTAAGAGAAGGTATATTGAAATTAGACCCGAATCAGCAAAATGAAGAAAACTTTAACACCGAAGCATATCTTGCCGGACAATATGAAGGATTGGTGAAAAGCGACCTTATAGACCTCAACCCAAATGGCACAGGAACAAGAAAAGTAAGAGTTGAAGACGGAATATTTTTACCGAAATACCGTTTACCAACCGAAGCAGAATGGGAATTTGCAGCATTAGGTCTTATTGGAAATACAATTTATGAACGTATTACTGAACGAAGATTATATCCTTGGAACGGACACGGAGTTAGAAATCCAAGTGATAAATATTTAGGTGAATTTTTTGCCAACACAATGCGTGGCAGAGGCGATTACATGGGTGTTGCAGGGCATCTTAACGATAATGCTGATGTTACATCTCCTGTTACAGCTTATTGGCCAAACGATTATGGATTGTACGGAATGGGTGGAAATGTTTCCGAATGGGTAATGGATGTATATCGTCCGCTTTCTCCTGAGGACTTTTCCGATTTCCGTCCTTTCAGAGGAACTAGATTTCAAACTCAGCAAAGAGATGAAGAAGGAAACATAGCCGAAAAAGACAGTTTGGGAAGAATTAAATGGAGAGATGTTGATTCATCTGAAACAAATGAAAGAAGGAATTATAAAAAAGCTGATAATATAAATTACCTCGATGGAGATTATAATTCAAGTATTTTTTATGATAAGGAAGATAAAAAGGATGAACCACAAGAAAAATGGATGTATGATTATGGCTCAACTTCTTTAATTAATGATAAAGCAAGAGTTTACAAGGGTGGTAGCTGGAGAGATAGGATTTACTGGATATCTCCCGGAACAAGAAGATTCCTTGACGAAAAACAAGCTGCTGACTATATCGGATTCAGATGCGCAATGACAAGAGTAGGCAGCCCTACAGGTTTTTAA
- a CDS encoding ribose-phosphate pyrophosphokinase: MSSNAKIFSCTSSKILGEKISLCFGQNPGKIIFNEFSDGECRPAFEETVRGNNLYIIQSTNPPADNLFELLLVVDAAKRASAQEIVAVIPYFGYARQDRKDRPRVPISSKLVANLLTAAGVTRIITMDLHADQIQGFFDVPVDHLYASAIFLPDIIKLSLPNTTMASPDVGGTRRAAAYAKVLKVDFALIYKQRGKPNVIEKMIPIGEIEGKDIIMIDDIIDTGGTIAKAADVFIEHGAKSVRAYCTHPVLSGNAFEKIENSKLTEMVVCDTLPLKEKCSKIRVISVANLFADVIKNIEKNESISAHFAF, from the coding sequence ATGTCATCAAACGCAAAAATATTTTCTTGCACATCTTCAAAGATTTTAGGCGAAAAAATTTCTTTATGTTTTGGGCAAAATCCGGGGAAAATAATATTCAACGAATTTAGTGACGGTGAATGCCGTCCTGCATTTGAAGAAACTGTAAGAGGCAACAACTTATATATAATTCAATCTACAAACCCGCCTGCCGATAATCTTTTTGAACTTTTACTTGTTGTTGATGCAGCGAAAAGAGCTTCTGCTCAGGAAATTGTAGCAGTTATTCCTTATTTCGGTTACGCTAGACAGGACAGAAAAGACAGACCGAGAGTGCCAATAAGTTCAAAACTCGTTGCGAATTTATTGACAGCTGCGGGTGTTACAAGAATAATCACAATGGATTTACATGCCGACCAGATTCAAGGTTTTTTTGATGTACCTGTTGACCATTTATATGCATCGGCAATATTTTTACCCGATATAATAAAACTTAGTTTACCTAATACAACAATGGCATCTCCCGATGTTGGCGGAACAAGAAGAGCTGCTGCTTATGCAAAAGTCCTTAAGGTTGATTTTGCTTTGATTTATAAGCAAAGAGGAAAACCTAATGTTATTGAAAAAATGATACCTATAGGCGAAATAGAAGGAAAAGACATAATAATGATTGATGATATTATTGATACCGGCGGAACAATAGCTAAAGCTGCTGATGTATTTATTGAGCACGGAGCAAAATCTGTTCGGGCTTACTGCACCCATCCCGTACTTTCGGGAAATGCTTTTGAGAAAATCGAGAATTCAAAACTCACAGAAATGGTGGTTTGTGATACATTACCTTTAAAGGAAAAATGCAGTAAAATAAGAGTCATATCTGTTGCAAATCTTTTTGCTGATGTAATTAAAAATATTGAAAAGAATGAATCTATTAGTGCACATTTTGCATTTTAA
- a CDS encoding GWxTD domain-containing protein codes for MKKLPYFSFLMFFLFSSYSNAKNIQAYLSYASFKSFQQGSYIETYLAISANSIKLVKNTEGKFQGNLEITLIFKKDTTVKAFKKYNLLSPALDDTNSVSFNLIDQQRFSLPNGQYNFEIFIKDNNDKNSHIKTTEQINIDFPQDKISISDIEFVASYKSVAEPTLYSKNGYDLAPYIFDYYPPKTEKIIFYSEIYNTDKVLGVNQQYLLNYYIQVYETNKKISEYNIIKKQNTGELNVILNEYPIQSLPSGNYNLVVDVINRNNEIVATKKIFFQRNNPSVQINFQDIAALNTGSSFVKKYENADTLFDFLKSLRPISTDLERNFFDNNFKNKDNDLKLMQQYFLRFWESRNQLNPEKAWLTYFEEVKKVNAAYSSRIRKGYETDRGRVYLQYGPPNTITTSDKEPSAYPYEIWHYYKIKNQSNRKFVFYNPDLVTNDYALLHSDATGEVNNYNWNLILNNRNDRSIRNIDDKNADDQWGGKSLDYFNLPH; via the coding sequence ATGAAAAAGTTACCTTACTTTTCGTTTTTAATGTTCTTTTTATTTTCAAGTTATTCAAATGCAAAGAACATTCAGGCATATTTATCTTATGCCTCTTTTAAATCTTTCCAACAAGGCAGTTATATAGAAACATATCTCGCTATTTCGGCAAATTCTATAAAGTTAGTTAAGAATACCGAAGGAAAATTTCAGGGAAACCTTGAAATCACTTTGATTTTTAAAAAAGATACTACCGTGAAAGCATTTAAAAAATATAATCTTCTGAGTCCAGCCCTCGACGACACAAATTCCGTTTCGTTTAATTTAATTGACCAGCAAAGGTTTTCCTTGCCAAATGGTCAGTATAATTTTGAAATTTTCATAAAAGATAACAATGATAAAAACAGCCATATAAAAACCACCGAACAGATTAATATTGATTTCCCGCAGGATAAAATAAGTATTTCCGACATAGAATTTGTTGCTTCATATAAGTCTGTTGCCGAGCCGACATTATACAGCAAAAACGGATATGACCTTGCACCATACATTTTTGATTATTATCCGCCTAAAACCGAAAAAATTATTTTCTATTCCGAAATTTATAATACCGATAAAGTGCTTGGAGTTAACCAGCAATACCTTTTGAATTATTACATTCAGGTTTATGAAACAAATAAAAAAATATCAGAATACAACATAATTAAAAAACAAAATACAGGTGAATTAAACGTGATATTAAACGAATATCCGATTCAGAGCCTGCCATCGGGAAATTACAATCTTGTAGTTGATGTAATAAATCGCAATAATGAAATTGTTGCAACAAAAAAAATATTTTTTCAGAGAAACAACCCGTCTGTACAAATCAATTTTCAGGATATAGCAGCATTAAATACAGGAAGCAGTTTTGTAAAAAAATATGAAAATGCCGATACTCTTTTTGATTTCCTGAAATCGTTAAGACCTATTTCAACTGATTTGGAAAGAAATTTCTTTGATAATAATTTTAAAAATAAAGACAATGATTTAAAGCTTATGCAGCAATATTTCCTGCGATTCTGGGAAAGCAGAAACCAGCTCAATCCTGAAAAAGCATGGCTTACATATTTTGAAGAAGTAAAAAAAGTTAATGCCGCATATTCATCAAGAATAAGAAAAGGATATGAAACCGACCGCGGTAGAGTTTATCTGCAATACGGACCTCCGAATACGATAACAACATCAGACAAAGAACCAAGTGCTTATCCTTATGAAATATGGCATTATTATAAAATTAAAAATCAATCTAACCGTAAATTCGTTTTCTATAATCCCGATTTGGTAACTAACGACTATGCTTTACTGCATTCGGATGCGACAGGAGAAGTCAATAATTACAACTGGAATTTAATACTCAATAACCGCAATGATAGGAGTATTAGAAACATTGATGATAAAAACGCCGATGACCAATGGGGTGGCAAGTCGCTGGATTATTTTAATCTTCCTCATTAA